In one Agathobacter rectalis ATCC 33656 genomic region, the following are encoded:
- a CDS encoding transposase has product MRYSYEFKLMCVELYHSGSYPDIPEGANPDTLKRHIREWSGLVDLHGPEVLKHKVFNKVWTPEEKLELVLKVIAGIPKRKVAIEAGINSGMLYQWVYKYKSQGYNGLVESKKGRPTKESRMKKSTNPLPLTESEREELIRLRAENEYIKVENEVIKKRIALRQEKWAAQLKAKKQQSSKNSEKTDTN; this is encoded by the coding sequence ATGCGTTATAGTTATGAGTTTAAACTGATGTGTGTTGAATTGTATCATTCAGGTTCGTATCCAGATATCCCAGAGGGTGCGAATCCAGATACTCTCAAAAGACATATACGAGAATGGTCTGGATTGGTTGATTTACATGGTCCAGAAGTTTTAAAACATAAGGTGTTCAATAAAGTGTGGACACCGGAAGAAAAACTTGAACTGGTTTTAAAAGTTATTGCAGGCATACCAAAGAGGAAAGTTGCCATAGAAGCAGGTATTAACTCAGGAATGCTTTATCAATGGGTATACAAATATAAATCACAAGGATATAATGGATTAGTAGAAAGTAAAAAAGGACGTCCAACAAAGGAATCAAGAATGAAGAAGTCAACAAATCCATTACCTTTAACAGAATCAGAACGAGAAGAACTGATACGCTTGAGAGCTGAAAACGAATATATCAAAGTCGAGAACGAAGTAATAAAAAAACGGATCGCCTTGAGGCAAGAAAAATGGGCTGCGCAACTCAAGGCGAAAAAGCAGCAATCATCAAAAAACTCAGAGAAAACGGATACCAATTAA
- a CDS encoding caspase family protein, translating into MLSIVSIGIGQYPCAKELDDISCAGHDAEGVFDAFRNIMGDDFINHTSICLKDITATEFINILGSLKFSIIEDQDIMVLYFSGHADNIRQYGNDTDFSLLFSDYNEKIMCGYVSLIYDVVPLLDSIRCNIVLILDCCYSGEGLKSATSIVGDHQISVISATSNRNMATYKGENSEFAHAIIDGIKDIKTHNEDFTLRSLQKYIQERYNKSQINTAAGKTGEIYLKKAVNIESRYYNLKEKFLLQLQNGDDKYREALWYAISDIPEPMEVDIFEEYFHCSNVHSVFPVEVNWLVRRAVGSTISLLEDETHRLNLVYELIESELWQEQCVGIIGARYDIKSNKEIYKKIVELVSKKVIKKIDAVWLANLYASDNLEYDYHVFLDTSLMENSWGIQEVYKTASNHGCSFDGFKRELRKKEILCDNWSQTFDNFEKYTNSQLYCQLSKKNERGRLPINSKAKFILSSLYGNWRGYKSVNCKLYFESNLKSDIRRELLFAEYFPQIEYRMAIFDYFITESELLREYSNELKWGLQDYHPWVRRTAIQAFRAANILLNECNESIIQYIKGNERNIGELDLYIQYNTDISEESLLIEDMQKSGKYTDADIRGVKAKFINRIF; encoded by the coding sequence GTGCTTTCAATCGTTTCAATTGGAATAGGTCAATATCCGTGTGCTAAAGAGCTTGATGATATTTCGTGTGCTGGTCATGATGCTGAAGGAGTGTTTGATGCATTTAGAAATATAATGGGTGATGATTTTATAAATCATACAAGTATTTGTTTAAAGGACATTACTGCTACTGAGTTTATTAATATACTGGGGAGCTTAAAATTTTCAATTATTGAAGATCAAGATATAATGGTGTTATATTTCAGTGGTCATGCAGATAATATAAGACAATATGGAAATGATACAGACTTTTCGTTACTTTTTTCTGACTATAATGAAAAGATTATGTGTGGCTATGTTTCTTTAATATATGATGTTGTTCCTTTGCTGGATAGTATACGTTGCAATATTGTTCTGATTTTAGACTGTTGTTATTCCGGGGAGGGACTTAAGTCGGCTACGTCAATAGTTGGTGATCATCAGATATCAGTAATTTCGGCTACATCTAATAGAAACATGGCAACATATAAAGGGGAGAATAGTGAGTTTGCACATGCTATAATCGATGGGATTAAAGATATAAAAACACATAATGAAGACTTTACATTGAGGAGTCTGCAAAAATATATTCAAGAGCGATATAATAAATCACAGATTAATACTGCGGCAGGAAAAACAGGGGAAATTTATCTGAAAAAAGCTGTGAATATTGAATCTAGATATTATAATTTGAAAGAAAAATTTTTATTACAGTTGCAAAACGGGGATGATAAATATAGAGAGGCACTTTGGTATGCAATTAGTGATATTCCTGAACCAATGGAAGTAGATATATTTGAAGAATATTTTCATTGCTCAAATGTACATTCAGTGTTTCCGGTTGAAGTAAATTGGTTGGTAAGGAGGGCTGTTGGCAGTACAATCTCTCTTTTAGAAGATGAAACACATAGACTTAATCTTGTTTATGAGCTGATTGAGTCAGAATTATGGCAGGAACAATGTGTTGGTATAATTGGTGCAAGATATGATATAAAGAGTAATAAAGAAATTTATAAAAAAATAGTAGAATTAGTTTCAAAAAAAGTAATTAAAAAAATAGATGCAGTGTGGTTGGCGAATCTTTATGCATCGGATAATTTAGAGTATGATTATCATGTTTTTTTAGATACTTCATTAATGGAAAATAGTTGGGGGATACAAGAAGTATATAAAACGGCAAGTAATCATGGTTGTTCTTTTGATGGATTTAAAAGAGAATTACGCAAGAAAGAAATCTTGTGCGATAATTGGAGTCAGACTTTTGACAACTTTGAAAAATATACTAATTCCCAATTGTACTGTCAACTTAGCAAAAAGAATGAAAGAGGACGATTGCCCATAAATAGTAAGGCTAAGTTTATTCTTTCATCTTTATATGGAAATTGGAGAGGATACAAATCGGTAAATTGTAAATTGTATTTTGAAAGCAATTTAAAATCGGACATTAGAAGAGAGTTGTTGTTTGCTGAATACTTCCCACAAATAGAATATAGGATGGCTATATTTGATTATTTTATAACAGAATCTGAGCTCTTAAGAGAATACTCAAATGAACTAAAATGGGGATTACAAGATTATCATCCATGGGTTAGGCGCACTGCGATTCAGGCATTTAGAGCAGCAAATATATTATTAAATGAATGTAATGAATCTATTATTCAGTATATTAAAGGAAACGAAAGAAATATTGGAGAATTAGATTTGTATATACAATATAATACTGATATTAGCGAAGAAAGCTTACTGATTGAGGACATGCAAAAATCAGGAAAATATACTGATGCTGATATTAGAGGCGTTAAAGCAAAATTTATAAATAGGATTTTCTAA
- a CDS encoding radical SAM protein, producing MKKKYNSDFNVFEDSMEDSILPQIVWHITDKCYLNCKTCFAGIKKETLEDMPISKVREYLLCMKLLGVQKIDISGGEPLLYKDLSILVNECIRQGFYVTITTRGIGFSENYKWLVNNWEKFSRIIISLDGSNNHICDFYSTYNNTMSKALELCSDLKRKKCDIIRINTVINQKILSTDIIEEFVALIHDILPREWCLIEPHPLNKKSEFDDYAVKKGEFNIFVAKCKTFLKKDIEVITRENEMYSTYWVLQNDGYICQLSSGLDYKYSLLLSLDSLDTIKEYISNSLQKIPMIKEI from the coding sequence ATGAAGAAAAAATATAACTCTGATTTCAATGTATTTGAAGACTCAATGGAAGATTCGATTTTGCCACAAATTGTGTGGCATATTACAGATAAATGTTATTTGAATTGTAAAACGTGTTTTGCAGGTATAAAAAAAGAGACTTTAGAAGATATGCCTATTTCTAAAGTTAGGGAATATTTATTATGTATGAAACTTTTAGGGGTACAAAAAATAGATATTTCTGGAGGGGAGCCACTATTATATAAGGACTTGTCAATCTTGGTAAATGAGTGTATTAGACAAGGATTTTATGTCACTATTACGACAAGAGGGATTGGTTTTAGTGAAAATTACAAGTGGTTAGTTAATAATTGGGAAAAATTTAGCAGAATAATTATTTCACTGGATGGAAGTAATAACCATATTTGTGATTTTTATTCGACATATAATAATACAATGAGTAAAGCTCTTGAGTTATGTTCAGATTTAAAAAGAAAAAAGTGTGATATTATACGAATTAATACAGTTATAAATCAGAAAATATTATCTACAGATATTATAGAGGAATTTGTGGCACTAATACATGATATTTTGCCTAGAGAATGGTGTTTAATAGAGCCTCATCCGTTAAATAAAAAGAGTGAATTTGATGATTATGCAGTTAAAAAAGGTGAATTTAACATTTTTGTGGCGAAATGTAAGACTTTTTTAAAAAAGGATATTGAAGTTATAACAAGGGAAAATGAAATGTATTCTACATATTGGGTTTTACAGAATGATGGATATATTTGTCAGTTATCTTCAGGTTTGGATTACAAATATTCTCTATTATTAAGCCTGGATAGTTTAGATACAATTAAAGAATATATAAGCAATAGCTTACAAAAAATACCTATGATAAAGGAGATATAA
- a CDS encoding haloacid dehalogenase-like hydrolase yields the protein MANIIAVVWDFDKTLVDGYMQDPIFEEYKIDSKEFWNEVNSLPQKYKKEQDVLVNPDTIYLNQFIKYAKNGTFKGLNNEKLYKFGSELKFYDGIPEIFEKTKKLIEENKVYKEYDIKVEHYIVSTGFTQIIKGSSIMPFVEHVWGCELIEGKDNDGDVCISEVGYTIDNTSKTRALFEINKGVHSEDGREGVQVNTKIPEDYRRVHFTNMLYVADGPSDIPAFSLVNKNGGATFAIYPKGNMKAMKQVEQMRADGRINMYAEADYTDGTTAYMWICNKITEFAEKIRKEERDKIARYAVIDAPKHLV from the coding sequence ATGGCTAATATTATTGCAGTAGTATGGGATTTTGATAAGACCCTTGTAGATGGATACATGCAGGATCCTATTTTTGAGGAATATAAAATTGATTCTAAGGAGTTTTGGAATGAGGTTAACAGTTTACCGCAAAAATATAAAAAAGAGCAGGATGTTTTGGTTAATCCTGATACAATTTATTTAAATCAATTTATAAAATATGCGAAAAATGGAACATTTAAGGGATTAAATAATGAAAAATTGTATAAATTTGGAAGTGAATTAAAATTTTATGATGGAATTCCAGAAATTTTTGAAAAAACGAAGAAACTAATCGAGGAAAATAAAGTATACAAAGAATATGATATTAAAGTGGAACATTATATTGTGAGTACTGGTTTCACTCAAATAATAAAAGGCTCATCCATCATGCCTTTTGTAGAACATGTATGGGGATGTGAACTTATTGAGGGAAAAGATAATGATGGGGATGTATGTATTTCAGAAGTGGGATATACAATTGATAATACAAGTAAAACAAGAGCTTTATTTGAAATAAATAAGGGCGTACATAGTGAAGATGGACGTGAAGGGGTACAGGTTAATACAAAAATTCCGGAGGACTACAGAAGAGTTCATTTTACCAATATGTTGTACGTTGCTGACGGACCAAGTGATATTCCTGCATTTTCACTTGTGAATAAAAATGGTGGAGCGACATTTGCAATTTACCCGAAAGGAAATATGAAGGCGATGAAACAGGTTGAACAAATGCGTGCTGATGGGCGAATTAATATGTATGCGGAAGCTGATTATACGGATGGAACTACTGCTTATATGTGGATATGTAATAAGATTACAGAGTTTGCTGAAAAAATTCGTAAAGAAGAAAGGGATAAAATTGCAAGATATGCAGTAATTGATGCACCTAAGCATTTAGTTTAG
- a CDS encoding lectin like domain-containing protein — protein sequence MKTKKFLSLVLSAAMILGVAVPVAAEPVSAGQGVEAEQQPIVENSITSGYILSDLDYNTPVYEPDESVPYSDDWGYSADETIESKYPANGVSDIKAKYPSVRNQNPLGTCWTFSSIGLAEFDLINDGAFDKNIDLSELHLAYYAYNSLLDPLGGTVGDYAKYYMNNTSVQYGYLNRGGNYLMAARRMGQWCGPVSESDVPYSKVASNGYTASTIDTFLNTGLSDEYAYSKDKAHLENTYMINIKENASDVKKAIKKYGAVGIMYSHNDTGYHYINNSYNDKTNNRAGHAVMVVGWDDNYSKDNFRDGVKPEKDGAWLIRNSWGDGTGSYYNQSYFWMSYETFSLSDTAWVFDFSANDGYDNNYQVDGGLNVAHQSSYRKLANVFTTQTKQGVSSEDLKAVSLSITSKTNVNYTIEIYTDLKDKTKPTSGTKQETATTTGQTTYAGVYTIPLKSAVNLKPGTNYSVVVTTDTPAVDIEAAMTGDVNYNNEMVWENHASSDNTASYYFYGTGLAYSSSWNYQNVYGNFCIKAFTANNVEKDSEKLVGRSLTLKDNIDMNYYMELPESIKSNSNAYMEFTVNNSQPYKVSVNDAIPVEKNGKVIYKFACPLNAAQMSDTVKAKMVVDGNSGNEYTYSVKEYATELLSKSNEYPEETIKLVKALLNYGTAAQSFFKYNTGKPANAILSDTDKIVAAADFAAYKAVIKTDSANSQSNGLTYYGSSLICKSEMTVRHYFMVNEGCDINNYKFSYVNAYGNEVSLTPKKASDGVYCVDINGIMARNLNSNYACKVTEKNKACILELDYGPFSYSQKVINSGNSSAELKNLVNALYWYWYYGYRN from the coding sequence ATGAAGACAAAAAAGTTTTTATCATTGGTGTTAAGTGCGGCTATGATATTAGGTGTGGCTGTTCCGGTCGCAGCAGAACCGGTGTCAGCAGGGCAAGGCGTTGAAGCAGAACAACAGCCAATTGTAGAAAATAGCATTACAAGTGGATATATTCTGAGTGATTTGGATTATAATACACCGGTGTATGAACCGGATGAGTCGGTGCCGTATTCTGATGATTGGGGATATTCTGCAGATGAAACTATAGAGAGCAAGTATCCGGCAAATGGAGTCAGCGATATCAAGGCGAAATATCCGTCTGTTCGTAATCAAAATCCTCTTGGCACATGCTGGACATTTTCGTCAATAGGTCTTGCAGAGTTTGACTTGATTAATGATGGTGCGTTTGATAAAAATATAGATCTTAGTGAACTGCATCTGGCGTATTATGCATATAATTCGCTGTTAGATCCGCTTGGTGGAACAGTGGGGGACTATGCAAAGTACTATATGAATAATACAAGTGTTCAGTATGGTTATCTCAATCGTGGTGGAAACTATTTGATGGCGGCACGCAGAATGGGACAGTGGTGTGGTCCGGTAAGCGAGAGTGATGTACCATATAGTAAGGTGGCAAGCAACGGATATACAGCAAGCACTATTGATACTTTTCTTAATACAGGTTTATCTGATGAATATGCATATTCAAAGGATAAGGCACATCTGGAAAATACATACATGATTAATATCAAGGAAAATGCATCAGATGTGAAAAAAGCCATAAAAAAATATGGTGCAGTGGGAATTATGTATAGTCATAATGATACCGGATATCATTACATAAATAACAGTTATAATGATAAAACAAATAACAGAGCAGGTCATGCGGTAATGGTTGTTGGATGGGATGATAACTATTCTAAAGATAATTTCAGAGATGGTGTTAAACCTGAAAAAGATGGTGCATGGCTTATTCGTAATAGTTGGGGAGACGGAACCGGTTCATATTATAATCAGAGTTATTTTTGGATGTCATATGAAACTTTTTCTTTATCCGATACGGCTTGGGTGTTTGATTTTTCTGCTAATGATGGATATGATAACAATTATCAGGTTGATGGAGGATTAAATGTAGCCCATCAAAGCAGTTACAGGAAATTGGCCAATGTTTTTACTACTCAGACAAAACAGGGAGTATCTTCTGAGGACTTAAAAGCAGTTTCCCTGTCTATTACATCTAAAACAAATGTTAATTATACAATAGAGATTTATACAGATTTAAAGGATAAGACAAAGCCAACCAGCGGAACAAAGCAGGAGACTGCTACCACTACAGGGCAGACAACCTATGCCGGAGTATACACAATTCCACTTAAATCAGCGGTTAATCTGAAGCCTGGGACAAACTATTCGGTTGTAGTGACTACTGATACACCTGCCGTTGACATTGAGGCAGCGATGACCGGGGATGTAAATTATAATAATGAAATGGTGTGGGAGAATCATGCGTCAAGTGATAATACGGCAAGCTATTATTTCTATGGGACAGGGTTGGCATATTCCAGCAGTTGGAATTATCAGAATGTGTATGGTAATTTCTGTATTAAAGCATTTACCGCCAATAATGTAGAAAAAGATTCTGAGAAGCTTGTTGGCAGAAGCCTTACTTTAAAAGATAATATTGATATGAACTACTATATGGAGCTTCCTGAAAGTATCAAATCAAACAGCAACGCATATATGGAGTTTACGGTGAATAATAGCCAGCCATATAAGGTCAGCGTAAACGATGCAATCCCTGTTGAGAAAAACGGAAAGGTTATATATAAGTTTGCATGTCCACTAAATGCTGCACAGATGTCAGATACTGTTAAAGCCAAAATGGTGGTGGATGGTAATAGTGGAAATGAATACACTTACAGTGTAAAAGAATATGCCACCGAGCTCCTGTCAAAATCAAACGAGTATCCGGAAGAAACCATTAAGCTGGTGAAGGCACTCTTAAACTATGGAACGGCAGCGCAGAGCTTCTTTAAATATAACACAGGCAAGCCGGCAAACGCTATTTTAAGCGATACCGATAAAATTGTCGCAGCAGCTGATTTTGCTGCATATAAGGCTGTCATTAAAACAGATAGTGCAAATAGTCAGAGTAATGGACTGACATATTACGGAAGCTCTCTGATATGTAAGTCTGAGATGACAGTAAGACATTATTTTATGGTGAACGAAGGCTGTGATATAAACAATTACAAGTTCAGCTATGTTAATGCATATGGCAATGAAGTCAGTCTGACACCTAAAAAGGCTTCAGATGGGGTGTATTGTGTAGATATAAACGGAATAATGGCACGCAACCTGAATAGTAATTATGCATGCAAAGTCACCGAAAAGAATAAGGCCTGTATTTTAGAGCTGGACTATGGTCCGTTCAGCTATTCACAGAAGGTCATTAATAGTGGAAATTCATCTGCTGAATTAAAAAATCTGGTGAACGCACTATATTGGTATTGGTATTATGGATATAGAAATTAA
- a CDS encoding fibronectin type III domain-containing protein: MRKKLFILLFLVCICGFDYNMVYAAQPTEEWELPIVPGDEGVIDKVDSFLCSNATESTFQLQWNKVNNADGYIIEQFKDEKWTRIARIGNGKTISYKVEGLTSGKKYQFRIKTFMFLGKVPLYSDYVLVSGTTLPTKNTNVVIGGRATDALRINWSKNESAAGYIIEQQKDGKWVRIARIADKNTTTYRVEKLSAGTSYNFRIMSFNFDGNTAIYSGYVTVKGMTLPMYNNNVVIGGRATDALRINWAKNKSASGYIIEQYKGGKWIRIARIADNNTITYRVEKLSAGTKYQFRIESFNFDGNIPVYSSYVYINGTTLPINNRNVVIGGRATDALRINWTKNESAAGYIIEQYKDGKWIRIARIADKNTTTYRVEKLSSGTNYKFRIKSFNFDGNSAIYSGYVNVSGTTLTK, from the coding sequence ATGAGGAAAAAACTGTTTATTTTATTATTTTTGGTATGTATATGTGGGTTTGATTATAATATGGTTTATGCAGCACAACCCACTGAGGAGTGGGAGTTGCCGATAGTGCCGGGAGATGAAGGTGTTATTGATAAGGTTGATTCATTCTTATGCTCAAATGCAACAGAGAGTACTTTTCAGTTACAATGGAATAAGGTGAATAATGCAGATGGATACATTATAGAACAGTTTAAGGATGAAAAGTGGACGCGAATAGCACGAATTGGGAATGGAAAAACAATATCTTATAAGGTTGAAGGACTGACTTCAGGCAAAAAATATCAATTTAGAATAAAAACGTTCATGTTTTTGGGAAAGGTACCGCTATATAGTGATTATGTTCTGGTAAGTGGAACTACTTTGCCTACCAAGAATACTAATGTTGTGATTGGTGGCAGGGCAACTGATGCATTAAGAATTAATTGGAGTAAAAATGAAAGTGCAGCAGGATATATCATAGAGCAGCAAAAAGATGGAAAGTGGGTACGAATAGCAAGGATTGCTGATAAAAATACCACAACATACAGGGTTGAAAAATTATCAGCAGGAACAAGCTACAATTTTCGTATAATGTCATTTAACTTTGATGGTAATACTGCCATATACAGTGGATATGTTACTGTTAAAGGAATGACTCTTCCGATGTATAACAATAATGTAGTGATAGGTGGTCGGGCAACGGATGCACTGAGAATAAACTGGGCTAAGAACAAAAGTGCATCAGGATATATTATTGAACAATACAAAGGTGGAAAATGGATACGAATAGCAAGAATTGCTGATAATAATACAATAACTTACAGAGTTGAGAAGTTATCGGCAGGAACAAAATATCAGTTCCGTATAGAGTCATTTAACTTTGATGGAAATATACCGGTATATAGTAGCTACGTATACATAAACGGAACAACATTGCCAATAAATAACAGAAATGTTGTGATCGGAGGCAGAGCAACCGATGCACTAAGAATTAATTGGACTAAGAATGAAAGTGCAGCAGGATATATTATTGAGCAGTACAAGGATGGAAAATGGATACGAATAGCAAGAATTGCTGATAAAAATACTACAACATATAGAGTAGAAAAGTTATCATCAGGAACAAACTACAAATTCCGTATAAAGTCATTCAATTTTGATGGTAATTCTGCAATATATAGTGGATATGTTAATGTGAGCGGGACAACATTAACAAAATGA
- a CDS encoding fibronectin type III domain-containing protein, with the protein MKQMCRREKKWIKIIACIMISILMVQLSNVQKVYAVTQSEFDAKLSQLQSQYPNYSVWNGQFDNGTQCFGFAHMMGYNVFGTMPSTWQRSYDIYSVKPGDLIQYGNTSGQGHTVFVTAVSGNTITFVDCNGNGNYSGSTKVRRNGVLWGNTIQKGARIWGKYSFSYLLVSNGIQSYDTCSTSYAGNYICTSRTTLNIRDGHGGAVIGSIPSGAVVYVSKADGTWAHVSYNGINGCASMQYLQRQQNTLNYRLHVWISDTDMGSVPEHFYKGKSYYLCYEILDTDTGKRVDIDHSGLNYSVSEVFVYPDGSKSDPCTYGNDYNWYRSYMGSTGQYKGIVSVTGDLNVSCEVSWNAEYSGNVTLKASTYSVNLNIPGNTSQRVTLTMEGEIPDNCKLAKESSGSGFSAKWDGDWNGWSCDMVITGESTGSGVIKVSVVDAKNASVKYGTIKIYVNVTKEQKTVSAMSGVKLAGRASDALRINWNTNSSASGYIIEQYKDGNWSRIAKISGANTYRIENLESSRQYNFRVCGYTTDDGDEVYGSYAYVSGITNPKSVTGVKIGGTAKDALRINWSQNICASGYIIEKYENGKWNRIARIADANTTTYRVENLKSASTYNFRIKAFDFDGSVPIYSEYQNISGKTNSASNTSATVSNVTGVKIGGRAADALRINWNKVNGTSGYIIEKYENGKWIRIARIADANTQTYRVEGLKASTTYKFRIEAFSFSGKTPLYSTYAYINGRTNPAVATGVCIGGTAKDALRVNWNKVNGASGYIIEKYDNGNWIRVARIADANTQTYRVEKLKSNTAYVFRVRSFDFDGSTPLYSGSQYVTGSTL; encoded by the coding sequence ATGAAACAAATGTGTAGAAGAGAAAAAAAGTGGATTAAGATTATTGCATGTATTATGATCTCCATATTGATGGTACAATTGAGCAATGTTCAAAAAGTATATGCAGTAACACAGTCAGAATTTGATGCAAAATTATCACAATTACAATCACAATATCCTAATTATAGTGTTTGGAATGGACAATTTGATAATGGAACACAGTGTTTTGGTTTTGCACATATGATGGGATATAATGTGTTTGGAACAATGCCGTCGACCTGGCAAAGGAGTTATGATATTTACAGTGTAAAGCCCGGTGACCTGATACAGTATGGAAATACAAGTGGACAGGGTCATACGGTTTTTGTAACTGCAGTTTCAGGAAATACAATAACGTTCGTGGATTGTAACGGAAATGGAAATTATAGTGGAAGTACCAAGGTACGAAGGAATGGTGTATTATGGGGAAACACTATACAAAAGGGGGCAAGGATATGGGGCAAATATTCGTTTAGCTATTTGCTTGTATCAAATGGAATTCAGTCGTATGATACATGCAGTACTTCATATGCAGGAAACTACATTTGTACATCAAGAACCACATTAAATATCAGAGATGGGCATGGTGGAGCAGTAATTGGTTCAATACCATCAGGTGCAGTAGTATATGTTTCAAAAGCAGATGGAACATGGGCACATGTTTCTTATAATGGAATTAATGGGTGTGCGTCTATGCAATATTTGCAAAGACAGCAGAATACACTTAATTATCGATTACATGTATGGATATCTGATACTGATATGGGCAGTGTACCGGAGCATTTTTATAAGGGAAAATCATACTATTTATGCTATGAAATATTAGATACAGATACGGGAAAAAGAGTAGATATAGATCATAGTGGACTTAATTATAGTGTAAGTGAAGTTTTTGTATATCCTGATGGATCAAAGTCTGATCCATGCACTTATGGAAATGACTATAATTGGTATCGAAGCTATATGGGATCTACCGGGCAGTATAAAGGGATTGTAAGTGTTACAGGGGATCTTAATGTTTCGTGTGAGGTTAGCTGGAATGCTGAGTATTCCGGAAATGTAACATTAAAAGCGTCTACATATTCAGTTAATCTTAATATACCGGGAAATACAAGTCAAAGGGTTACATTAACAATGGAGGGAGAGATACCTGACAATTGTAAGTTGGCAAAAGAGTCATCGGGAAGCGGTTTTTCTGCAAAATGGGATGGTGACTGGAATGGCTGGTCATGTGATATGGTTATTACCGGAGAGAGTACAGGTTCCGGAGTGATAAAAGTGTCTGTTGTAGATGCAAAAAATGCTTCTGTCAAATATGGAACTATTAAGATATATGTTAATGTGACCAAAGAACAAAAAACTGTTTCTGCTATGAGTGGGGTGAAGCTGGCAGGACGCGCGTCAGATGCACTTAGGATTAATTGGAATACAAACAGTAGCGCATCAGGTTATATAATAGAGCAGTATAAAGATGGTAATTGGAGCAGAATTGCTAAAATATCTGGAGCGAATACATATAGAATTGAAAATTTGGAAAGTTCTAGGCAATATAATTTCAGAGTCTGCGGATACACTACAGATGACGGAGATGAAGTATACGGAAGTTATGCTTATGTTTCCGGGATAACAAATCCGAAATCCGTAACAGGAGTGAAGATTGGAGGAACTGCAAAAGATGCATTAAGAATAAATTGGAGTCAGAATATATGTGCTTCCGGTTATATCATAGAAAAATATGAAAACGGAAAGTGGAATCGTATTGCAAGAATAGCCGATGCAAATACAACTACATACAGAGTGGAAAATTTAAAGTCTGCATCTACTTACAATTTTAGAATAAAGGCATTTGATTTTGATGGATCAGTTCCGATATATAGTGAATATCAGAATATTTCGGGAAAGACAAATTCAGCATCTAATACATCCGCAACGGTATCTAATGTAACAGGGGTAAAAATAGGTGGAAGAGCAGCAGATGCACTTAGGATCAACTGGAATAAAGTAAATGGCACATCAGGATATATTATTGAGAAGTATGAAAACGGAAAGTGGATCCGAATAGCGAGAATAGCAGATGCAAATACACAGACTTATCGCGTTGAAGGGCTAAAGGCATCTACAACATATAAGTTTAGAATAGAAGCATTTAGTTTTAGCGGAAAAACACCATTGTATAGTACTTATGCATATATAAACGGAAGAACCAATCCGGCTGTTGCAACAGGTGTTTGTATAGGTGGAACTGCAAAGGATGCACTGAGAGTAAATTGGAATAAGGTTAATGGTGCATCAGGATACATAATAGAAAAGTATGATAATGGAAATTGGATTAGGGTAGCGAGAATAGCAGATGCAAATACGCAGACATACAGGGTTGAGAAACTTAAAAGTAATACAGCATATGTATTTAGAGTCAGATCATTTGATTTTGATGGAAGTACACCATTATATAGTGGTTCCCAATATGTAACAGGTAGTACATTATAA